A section of the Methanobrevibacter thaueri genome encodes:
- a CDS encoding L-threonylcarbamoyladenylate synthase: protein MKVLKTSIDKIDEDIIFEAISVLSEGGVILYPTDTVYGLGANIFDKNAVKKVFDIKQRSFLKPLSILVRDVESIDLVAKVSLSQKQTLNKYLPGPYTFILNKRKIVPRVITSGLSDVGVRVPDCELACRLAGIFPITTTSANLSDDEMLANPDEILDQLDCEVDLVIDVGDLNSSHASSIIDLTGFRPKIIRK from the coding sequence ATGAAAGTCTTAAAAACAAGTATTGATAAAATTGATGAGGATATTATTTTTGAAGCCATAAGCGTTTTGTCCGAGGGAGGAGTCATATTATATCCAACCGATACGGTTTATGGGTTGGGAGCCAATATTTTTGATAAAAACGCTGTCAAAAAAGTTTTTGACATAAAGCAAAGAAGTTTTTTAAAACCCCTTTCAATACTTGTCCGTGATGTTGAAAGCATCGATTTGGTTGCTAAGGTGTCATTAAGCCAAAAGCAAACCTTGAACAAATATCTTCCGGGGCCATACACATTCATTCTAAACAAGCGCAAGATCGTCCCTCGAGTCATAACAAGCGGCTTGAGCGATGTTGGCGTCAGGGTCCCCGATTGCGAACTCGCCTGCAGGCTGGCAGGCATATTTCCAATAACTACAACCAGTGCAAATTTGTCTGATGATGAAATGCTGGCAAATCCGGATGAAATTCTGGATCAATTGGACTGTGAGGTTGATTTGGTTATTGATGTCGGCGATTTAAACTCCTCTCACGCATCATCAATCATTGACTTGACCGGCTTTCGCCCAAAAATAATAAGAAAGTAG
- a CDS encoding thioester domain-containing protein: MKKAFIMILIIILSVTSSINFVTAQNETEISIANTKDENIGRNSEKVECLESGCINISFEDGYRGYCINYGKHEAEIGDSFSPENTSYATNRNTGEDVGNCLKTFFVEYYDHAMKDEIVTQHTIWHFTDDFNGWRLDYDLIDNIRSASSTKEIPDFGAVKKINNTTEAVFDFKVLKSGETDNQNFFIYKIIYRNIIPEILKSNTTNDTMIEQMENSTSQNATPHHENITHEKESHNKAGETIPCTENEQKKNGIMNLSKHVTGRNHSIGIIMLMILLFIVAIKYIRYYD; this comes from the coding sequence TTGAAAAAAGCATTTATCATGATTTTAATAATAATCTTATCGGTGACATCGAGCATTAATTTCGTAACCGCTCAGAATGAAACCGAAATATCCATAGCCAATACCAAAGATGAGAATATTGGCAGAAATAGTGAAAAGGTTGAATGCCTTGAAAGCGGATGCATAAACATTAGCTTTGAAGACGGATACCGTGGGTACTGCATCAATTACGGAAAGCATGAAGCCGAAATCGGCGACTCGTTCAGCCCAGAAAACACATCATATGCAACAAACAGGAATACCGGCGAAGATGTTGGAAATTGCCTTAAGACATTCTTTGTGGAGTATTATGACCATGCGATGAAAGATGAAATCGTAACCCAGCACACAATCTGGCATTTCACAGATGATTTCAATGGCTGGAGACTGGATTATGACCTGATCGATAACATCCGGAGTGCATCCTCAACAAAAGAGATTCCCGATTTCGGAGCAGTCAAGAAGATTAACAATACAACCGAGGCGGTCTTTGACTTTAAAGTGTTGAAATCCGGTGAAACCGACAATCAGAATTTCTTCATATACAAAATCATCTACAGGAACATAATCCCAGAAATATTAAAAAGCAATACAACAAATGACACCATGATTGAACAAATGGAAAATTCAACATCACAAAATGCCACCCCCCACCATGAAAACATTACCCATGAAAAAGAGTCACACAACAAAGCTGGCGAGACCATACCATGCACAGAAAATGAACAAAAAAAGAATGGAATAATGAATCTATCAAAGCATGTGACCGGCAGGAACCATTCAATTGGAATTATAATGCTGATGATACTGTTATTCATCGTGGCAATCAAATACATTAGATATTACGATTAA